The following proteins come from a genomic window of Pseudomonas cichorii:
- a CDS encoding methyl-accepting chemotaxis protein, giving the protein MTNSDQQSNRTESVAAAINQLGAAAQEIAQNAARTSQQSSDASDLAGEGQSVVQQTIAAMNELSGKISESCVNIESLNGKTANIGQILEVITSISQQTNLLALNAAIEAARAGEAGRGFAVVADEVRNLAHRTQDSAQQVQTMIEELQVGAREAVVNMTESQRQSEDSVSIANRAGERLGSVTRRIDEINGMNQSVATATEEQTAVVESINVDITHINTLNQQGVDNLRLTLDACNLLEEQAARLQQLVGSFRI; this is encoded by the coding sequence ATGACCAACTCCGATCAGCAATCCAATCGTACCGAAAGTGTTGCCGCAGCCATCAATCAACTGGGCGCTGCAGCCCAGGAAATCGCCCAGAATGCTGCTCGCACTTCGCAACAGTCCAGCGATGCCAGCGACCTGGCCGGTGAAGGGCAGAGCGTCGTGCAGCAGACCATTGCTGCGATGAACGAGCTTTCGGGCAAGATCAGCGAGTCGTGCGTCAACATCGAGAGCCTCAATGGCAAGACCGCCAATATCGGGCAGATTCTCGAGGTCATCACCAGCATTTCCCAGCAGACCAACCTGCTGGCCCTCAACGCTGCCATCGAGGCGGCTCGCGCAGGTGAAGCGGGCCGTGGTTTTGCCGTGGTGGCCGATGAGGTCCGCAACCTGGCGCACCGGACTCAGGATTCTGCCCAGCAAGTGCAGACCATGATCGAAGAGTTGCAGGTCGGCGCCCGGGAAGCGGTCGTGAACATGACCGAAAGCCAGCGTCAGAGCGAGGACAGCGTGAGCATCGCCAACCGCGCCGGTGAGCGTCTGGGCAGCGTCACCCGACGTATCGATGAAATCAACGGCATGAACCAGTCGGTTGCTACTGCAACTGAAGAGCAGACCGCCGTTGTGGAGTCGATCAACGTCGACATCACGCATATCAACACCCTCAACCAGCAGGGTGTCGATAACCTGCGCTTGACGCTGGATGCCTGTAACCTGCTGGAAGAACAGGCCGCCCGTTTGCAACAATTGGTGGGAAGTTTCCGCATCTGA
- the phnN gene encoding phosphonate metabolism protein/1,5-bisphosphokinase (PRPP-forming) PhnN, translating into MVGRLIYLIGPSGSGKDSLLDAARETLAFNDCRIVRRVITRSAEAVGEAAQAVSVEQFETMREQGAFALSWQANGLRYGIPIEIDQWLLEGHNVLINGSRAHLQQAQVRYPTLLAVLLTVDQQVLRQRLLARGRESVAEIEARLERNASFAVNVMASNPSVFLLDNSGELQQTVNTLIRYINSQREPA; encoded by the coding sequence ATGGTGGGCAGGTTGATCTATCTCATCGGGCCGTCCGGCTCAGGCAAGGACAGCCTGCTGGATGCCGCACGGGAAACATTGGCCTTCAATGATTGCCGTATCGTGCGGCGGGTCATTACCCGTTCTGCCGAGGCCGTGGGCGAAGCAGCCCAGGCCGTCAGCGTCGAACAGTTCGAGACCATGCGCGAGCAGGGCGCCTTTGCCTTGAGCTGGCAGGCTAATGGTCTGCGCTACGGAATTCCCATCGAAATAGACCAGTGGCTGCTTGAAGGCCATAACGTGCTCATCAACGGTTCAAGGGCTCACTTGCAGCAGGCGCAAGTGCGTTATCCGACGCTGCTGGCGGTGCTGCTGACGGTCGATCAGCAGGTCTTGCGTCAGCGTCTGTTGGCACGAGGACGTGAATCGGTCGCGGAAATCGAAGCAAGGCTGGAGCGCAACGCTTCCTTTGCCGTGAATGTAATGGCCAGCAATCCCTCGGTTTTCCTGCTGGATAACTCCGGCGAACTGCAACAGACCGTCAACACCCTCATTCGCTACATCAACAGCCAGCGCGAACCCGCCTGA
- a CDS encoding alpha/beta fold hydrolase: MGLLKVKDGTEIYYKDWGSGQPVVFSHGWPLDADAWDAQMNFLGRLGYRVIAHDRRGHGRSGQPWDGNEMDTYADDLAELFEALDLKDAVLVGHSTGGGEVARYIGRHGTARVAKAVLIGAVPPIMLKTEANPDGLPIEFFDGIRESVTANRSQFFKELAIPFYGFNREGVEASQGTIDAFWAIGMLGSIKGELDCIKAFSETDFTEDLKKFDIPTLILHGDDDQIVPIAASAIKSAELVRGSELKIIPGASHGMCTTLIDEINGYLLDFIKQ, from the coding sequence ATGGGCCTGTTGAAAGTCAAAGATGGCACCGAGATCTACTACAAGGATTGGGGTTCCGGGCAACCGGTAGTGTTCTCCCACGGCTGGCCGCTGGATGCCGATGCCTGGGATGCCCAGATGAACTTCCTGGGTCGGCTCGGCTACCGAGTCATTGCCCACGACCGGCGCGGACATGGCCGCTCAGGCCAGCCGTGGGATGGCAATGAAATGGACACTTACGCCGACGATCTGGCCGAGCTGTTCGAGGCGCTGGACCTGAAGGATGCGGTTCTGGTCGGTCACTCCACAGGCGGCGGCGAAGTCGCCCGCTATATTGGTCGTCATGGCACTGCACGGGTCGCCAAGGCGGTGCTGATTGGCGCAGTACCGCCGATCATGCTCAAGACTGAGGCCAATCCCGACGGGCTGCCTATCGAATTCTTCGATGGCATTCGCGAGAGCGTCACGGCCAATCGTTCGCAGTTCTTCAAGGAACTGGCGATACCTTTCTATGGTTTCAACCGCGAGGGCGTCGAGGCTTCTCAGGGCACCATCGATGCGTTCTGGGCCATCGGCATGCTGGGTTCTATCAAGGGCGAGCTGGATTGCATCAAGGCATTTTCCGAAACCGATTTCACCGAAGACCTGAAGAAGTTCGATATTCCCACCTTGATCCTGCATGGCGATGACGACCAGATCGTGCCCATAGCCGCTTCGGCTATTAAAAGTGCAGAGCTGGTGCGTGGTTCGGAGCTGAAAATCATCCCCGGTGCCTCTCATGGCATGTGTACGACATTGATTGATGAGATCAACGGCTATCTGCTGGACTTCATCAAGCAATGA
- a CDS encoding nitrate regulatory protein has translation MTDKNMPAALRFMLAARRSELEGLEGLASTCQMVTQVGQLVHALQRERGYSNMYLGSGKAHHLTQLDVLTAEAKAIEARVLDCFERIDLDAASASDRARLFNRIAYVMHGLDELPGLRRRIREQRLKPQDATMVLSRLIGGLLAVVFEAADTAIDPVVTRVLVAMFNFMQGKELAGQERACGVGGFLAGYFDAAAHDRLQHLVQSQERCFQTFIQFADDDARRLWRNQESSDCVAQLGRLRGVALKTSEAEKVDSMLSEVWFDLNSLRIDAMRDIEIYLADGLLARCQESIKQARADLDNHRQLLARLVSLEAEGSVDQARLFSVQAIDLDSTPTDGLGPNLGRSVLDLLQSQTQRLLSANDELEEARQALNERKLIERAKRLLMDEHQLSEGQAYERLRQSAMERGQRMVDVSQTLLAFAAARPAPRKRH, from the coding sequence ATGACTGATAAAAACATGCCCGCAGCATTGCGTTTCATGTTGGCTGCGCGCCGCAGCGAACTGGAAGGCCTGGAAGGATTGGCCTCCACTTGCCAGATGGTGACGCAGGTCGGCCAGCTGGTGCATGCCCTGCAACGTGAGCGTGGTTATTCCAATATGTATCTGGGCAGCGGCAAGGCCCATCACCTGACCCAGCTTGATGTACTGACAGCCGAGGCCAAGGCCATCGAAGCCCGGGTCCTGGACTGTTTCGAGCGTATTGATCTGGACGCTGCCAGTGCATCCGACCGCGCCCGGCTGTTCAACCGTATCGCCTATGTCATGCATGGCCTGGATGAACTGCCTGGCTTGCGGCGACGCATTCGCGAGCAGCGGCTTAAGCCTCAGGACGCCACCATGGTGTTGAGCCGTCTGATCGGTGGCTTGCTGGCGGTTGTATTCGAGGCCGCTGACACCGCCATCGACCCGGTGGTTACCCGCGTTCTGGTGGCGATGTTCAATTTCATGCAGGGCAAGGAACTGGCAGGGCAGGAGCGTGCCTGTGGCGTGGGCGGCTTTCTGGCGGGCTATTTCGATGCTGCAGCTCATGACCGGCTTCAACATCTGGTGCAGAGCCAGGAGCGTTGTTTCCAGACCTTCATCCAGTTCGCCGACGACGATGCCCGACGCCTGTGGCGCAATCAGGAAAGCAGCGATTGTGTGGCGCAGCTTGGGCGTTTGCGTGGCGTGGCGTTGAAAACCTCGGAGGCCGAGAAAGTCGATTCGATGCTGTCGGAGGTCTGGTTCGACCTTAATAGCCTGCGCATTGATGCCATGCGCGATATCGAGATCTACCTGGCCGATGGGCTGCTGGCCCGTTGTCAGGAGAGCATCAAGCAGGCTCGTGCCGATCTGGACAACCACCGCCAATTGCTCGCCCGTCTGGTGAGCCTGGAAGCTGAAGGCAGTGTCGATCAGGCGCGCCTGTTCAGTGTCCAGGCCATCGATCTGGACAGCACGCCAACCGATGGCCTGGGGCCGAACCTGGGGCGTTCGGTTCTGGATCTGTTGCAGTCTCAGACCCAGCGCCTGCTGAGCGCCAACGATGAGCTCGAAGAGGCACGACAGGCCCTCAACGAACGCAAGTTGATCGAGCGGGCCAAGCGCCTGTTGATGGATGAACATCAGTTGAGCGAAGGCCAGGCCTACGAGCGCCTGCGCCAGTCAGCCATGGAGCGCGGCCAGCGTATGGTCGACGTCTCCCAGACCCTGCTGGCCTTCGCCGCCGCTCGTCCTGCACCGCGCAAGCGTCACTGA
- a CDS encoding CmpA/NrtA family ABC transporter substrate-binding protein: protein MDEKPDSHEQDSPENAPRRSFLKQSLGLLGGGAALSILPPGLQSVVWAAGTDGLETTSAKLGFIALTDAAPLFVADEKGLFAKYGMTGVEVLKQSSWGTTRDNLVLGSASNGIDGAHILTPMPYLIAAGKITPNNRPVPMYILARLNVGGQCISVGNEYADLKLGLDSAPFKAALDAKKAAGKSINAAMTFPGGTHDLWMRYWLAAGGIDPNKDLSTIVVPPPQMVANMKVGSMDSFCVGEPWNGQLVNQKIGYTANTTSEIWNNHPEKALALRADYVDANPNAAKALLKAVMEAQMFCDQPENKEEVAKICAKRRWINAPYEDIVQRMKGNFDYGTGKVVENSQFMMRYWNEFASYPFKSHDLWFLTENKRWGYLPQGFDSQALVDKVNREDIWRKAAAELNVPAAQIPASTSRGIERFFDGKTFDPQNPQAYLDSQTIKALS from the coding sequence ATGGACGAGAAGCCAGATAGCCACGAGCAAGACAGCCCGGAAAATGCGCCTCGGCGGTCTTTCCTCAAACAGTCGCTGGGCTTGCTGGGCGGCGGTGCGGCATTGAGCATTCTGCCGCCAGGCTTGCAGTCCGTGGTCTGGGCTGCTGGCACCGATGGCCTGGAAACCACCAGTGCCAAGCTGGGGTTCATTGCCCTGACCGACGCTGCGCCGCTGTTCGTGGCTGACGAGAAAGGTCTGTTCGCCAAATACGGCATGACCGGTGTCGAAGTGCTGAAACAGTCTTCCTGGGGCACCACACGCGACAACCTGGTGCTGGGCTCGGCCAGTAATGGCATCGATGGTGCACACATCCTGACGCCCATGCCTTATCTGATCGCCGCAGGCAAGATCACCCCCAATAACAGGCCGGTGCCGATGTACATCCTGGCGCGCCTGAATGTGGGTGGTCAGTGTATTTCCGTTGGCAACGAATACGCTGACCTTAAGCTGGGCCTCGACTCGGCACCTTTCAAGGCTGCACTGGATGCCAAGAAAGCAGCAGGCAAGAGCATCAACGCCGCAATGACTTTCCCTGGCGGCACCCATGACCTGTGGATGCGCTACTGGCTGGCGGCCGGTGGCATCGACCCGAACAAAGACCTGTCGACCATCGTCGTGCCGCCACCGCAAATGGTCGCGAACATGAAGGTCGGCAGCATGGACAGCTTCTGTGTGGGCGAGCCGTGGAACGGGCAACTGGTCAATCAGAAGATCGGCTACACCGCCAACACCACCAGCGAAATCTGGAACAACCACCCGGAAAAAGCTCTGGCGTTGCGTGCCGATTATGTAGATGCCAACCCCAATGCGGCCAAAGCCTTGCTCAAGGCAGTGATGGAAGCACAGATGTTCTGCGATCAGCCTGAAAACAAGGAAGAGGTCGCCAAGATCTGCGCCAAGCGCCGCTGGATCAACGCACCTTACGAAGACATTGTGCAGCGCATGAAAGGCAACTTCGATTACGGCACCGGTAAGGTCGTGGAAAACAGCCAGTTCATGATGCGCTACTGGAACGAGTTCGCGTCCTACCCGTTCAAGAGCCATGACCTGTGGTTCCTCACCGAGAACAAACGCTGGGGCTACCTGCCGCAGGGCTTCGACAGCCAGGCGCTGGTGGACAAGGTCAACCGCGAAGACATCTGGCGCAAGGCTGCAGCTGAACTGAATGTACCGGCGGCACAGATTCCGGCCTCCACCTCGCGTGGTATCGAGAGGTTCTTCGATGGCAAGACCTTTGATCCGCAAAACCCGCAGGCCTATCTGGACAGCCAGACCATCAAGGCTTTGTCCTGA
- the ntrB gene encoding nitrate ABC transporter permease yields MNAESKSFKAAGTPVSVTGKPASRWPARIKNLRQFLVQGVLPPLVVGALFLLLWQMLCSGKGAALPPPTQVIHETWELIIHPFYDNGGNDKGMAWQLLASLQRVAYGYTLAVVAGISLGVLIGQSAWAMRALDPLFQILRTVPPLAWLPLSLAGFKDSHPSAIFVIFITAIWPIIINTSVGVRNIPDDYRNVAKVLRLNGVEYFCKIMLPAAAPYIFSGLRIGVGLSWLAIIAAEMLIGGVGIGFFIWDAWNASRISDIILALIYVGVVGFLLDRLVALIGHLVTRGTSAG; encoded by the coding sequence ATGAACGCTGAAAGTAAAAGCTTCAAGGCCGCGGGAACGCCCGTGAGCGTTACCGGCAAGCCCGCCAGTCGCTGGCCTGCACGAATCAAGAACCTGCGTCAGTTCCTTGTGCAGGGTGTATTGCCACCGCTGGTGGTGGGCGCGCTGTTTCTATTGCTGTGGCAAATGCTCTGCAGCGGCAAGGGCGCGGCCTTGCCGCCGCCGACCCAGGTCATTCATGAAACCTGGGAACTGATCATCCATCCGTTCTATGACAACGGCGGCAATGACAAGGGCATGGCCTGGCAACTGCTCGCCAGCCTGCAACGTGTCGCTTACGGCTATACGCTGGCAGTGGTCGCCGGGATCAGCCTCGGGGTGCTGATCGGTCAGTCGGCCTGGGCCATGCGTGCACTTGACCCGCTGTTCCAGATCCTGCGCACCGTACCGCCACTGGCCTGGTTGCCGCTGTCGCTGGCAGGCTTCAAGGACAGTCACCCTTCGGCGATCTTCGTGATTTTCATCACTGCGATCTGGCCGATCATCATCAATACCTCGGTGGGCGTGCGCAACATTCCCGATGACTACCGCAACGTGGCCAAGGTCCTGCGTCTCAATGGCGTGGAGTACTTCTGCAAGATCATGTTGCCTGCTGCTGCGCCGTACATCTTCTCCGGCCTGCGCATAGGTGTCGGTCTTTCCTGGCTGGCGATCATTGCCGCCGAAATGCTGATCGGTGGCGTGGGTATCGGTTTCTTTATCTGGGATGCGTGGAACGCCTCGCGCATCAGCGACATCATCCTGGCGCTGATCTACGTCGGTGTCGTCGGGTTTCTACTCGACCGGTTGGTGGCCCTGATCGGTCATCTGGTCACTCGCGGCACATCGGCCGGTTAA
- a CDS encoding ABC transporter ATP-binding protein → MNAHDKYLSIENVSKTFERDGVSSQVLTGVNLEVARGEYISIIGHSGCGKSTVLNIVAGLTESTSGAVILDGKEVRTPGPDRSLVFQNHSLLPWLTVYENVALAVDKVFKRSKSKAERHEWVLYNLDMVSMSHALHKRPSEVSGGMKQRVGIARALAMQPKVLLLDEPFGALDALTRAHLQDEVMRIQSELQNTVLMITHDVDEAVLLSDRIVMMTNGPSATIGEILKIDLPRPRNRIAMADDPLYNQYRHAVLSFLYEKHRKVEAVAV, encoded by the coding sequence ATGAATGCGCACGACAAGTATCTGAGCATCGAAAACGTCAGCAAGACCTTCGAGCGTGATGGCGTCTCCAGCCAGGTCCTGACCGGCGTCAACCTGGAAGTGGCGCGGGGCGAGTACATCTCGATCATCGGCCACTCGGGTTGTGGCAAGTCCACGGTATTGAACATCGTGGCCGGGCTGACCGAATCCACCAGCGGTGCGGTAATCCTGGATGGCAAAGAGGTTCGCACACCGGGCCCGGATCGCAGCCTGGTGTTCCAGAACCATTCGCTGCTGCCCTGGCTGACGGTCTACGAGAATGTGGCGCTGGCGGTCGATAAAGTCTTCAAACGCAGCAAGAGCAAGGCCGAACGTCATGAATGGGTGCTGTATAACCTGGACATGGTCAGCATGAGCCACGCCCTGCACAAGCGCCCGAGCGAAGTGTCTGGTGGCATGAAACAGCGGGTCGGCATCGCCCGTGCGTTGGCCATGCAGCCCAAGGTCCTGCTGCTGGACGAACCCTTTGGCGCGCTGGATGCGTTGACTCGCGCCCACTTGCAGGACGAGGTGATGCGAATCCAGAGCGAATTGCAGAACACGGTGCTGATGATCACCCACGATGTGGACGAAGCGGTGTTGCTTTCCGACCGCATCGTGATGATGACCAACGGCCCGTCGGCGACCATCGGTGAAATTCTCAAGATCGACTTGCCGCGCCCGCGCAACCGCATCGCTATGGCCGATGACCCGCTGTACAACCAATATCGCCATGCGGTATTGAGCTTCCTGTACGAGAAGCATCGCAAGGTGGAGGCGGTGGCTGTTTAG
- a CDS encoding AEC family transporter, translating into MAVSQAILPIFLLIVLGYVLGRRKTLTPDSTKALSNLAFKLFMPMVLFTGMAKAPLHDGLDIRILAAYFIPALMVFALVNLVNHRFAGHPTPFGLTASFSNNVLIGIPMIAGLFGNPGLVLLFTVIAVHSLLLFSFQSLYDSFAGNEPFNSRSLIASLANPMIIGLLLGVALNLSGLALPDWADHLTTWLAQAALPCALIVLGANLSSYRLTPSAEALGITFAKLALMPLLVLLACVVLGIEGMPRAVLVLMAAGPSGVNVLGFARTVPDVQKTSSAICLTTLLSVGTLPLWMWIGTLL; encoded by the coding sequence GTGGCCGTTTCCCAAGCCATCCTGCCGATATTTCTGTTGATCGTCCTGGGGTACGTGCTGGGACGCCGCAAGACACTCACTCCCGATAGCACCAAGGCCCTGAGCAATCTGGCCTTCAAGCTGTTCATGCCCATGGTGCTGTTTACCGGCATGGCCAAGGCACCCCTGCACGATGGTCTGGATATCCGGATACTGGCGGCCTACTTCATTCCTGCGCTGATGGTGTTTGCGCTGGTCAATCTGGTAAACCACCGCTTTGCCGGACACCCGACGCCATTCGGCCTGACGGCGAGTTTTTCCAATAACGTGCTGATCGGCATTCCGATGATTGCCGGTCTGTTCGGCAATCCGGGGCTGGTTCTGCTGTTTACCGTGATTGCCGTTCACAGCCTGTTGCTGTTCAGCTTCCAGAGCCTGTACGACAGTTTTGCGGGCAACGAGCCGTTCAATTCGCGCTCATTGATTGCGAGCCTCGCGAACCCGATGATCATTGGTCTGTTGCTGGGCGTGGCGCTGAATCTGTCCGGCCTGGCATTACCCGACTGGGCCGATCACCTCACCACCTGGCTGGCCCAGGCTGCCCTGCCCTGCGCCTTGATCGTGCTGGGTGCCAACCTTTCCAGCTACCGGCTGACACCCAGCGCCGAGGCCTTGGGTATCACCTTCGCCAAACTCGCGCTGATGCCGCTGCTGGTGTTGCTGGCCTGTGTCGTGCTGGGCATCGAAGGCATGCCGCGGGCCGTGCTGGTGCTGATGGCAGCCGGGCCGTCCGGGGTCAATGTGCTGGGCTTTGCCCGGACCGTGCCGGACGTCCAGAAAACCAGCTCGGCGATTTGCCTGACCACCCTTCTGTCGGTGGGGACATTGCCGTTATGGATGTGGATCGGGACGCTGCTTTAA
- a CDS encoding amidase → MPHSDLLSKPATELRTLIGNKQLSPVELLDACIQRIETLNPKINAFSATCFERARKEAAEAEQAVMQGKPLGLLHGLPIGIKDLEETADVLTTYGSQLFRDNVPSRDNVFVDRLRSAGAIMVGKTNVPEMGAGANTRNVVWGATGNPFDPNLNAGGSSGGSAAALAVDMVPLCSGSDTGGSLRIPAALCGIVGLRPSPGLVPSERKKLGWTPISVVGPMGRTVADTLLQLRASAGLGQSDPLSYAISNDEFAPRSIDLSQLRVGYSEDFGSCAVDNEIRAVFRAKIDALKHLFKSCEAIDLNLESAHRTFDVLRAEAFVAGLQDAHERDPDALGPNTRANYEMGAAMSLQDCVKAHGEQSRIFRSFQQQFERYDLILAPTTPVSPFPWTELYLREVNGVPLDNYYRWLALCYTITLTTNPAVSIPCGLDHKGMPFGLQMIGGFRGDAALMACAQALEQATAGDPRLSRPRPDLQKLMNSAVDLTHIVTHPPIYGGSSTLKPDIGAM, encoded by the coding sequence ATGCCTCACTCCGACCTGCTCAGCAAACCCGCCACCGAACTGCGCACCCTGATCGGCAACAAACAACTTTCCCCCGTCGAACTGCTGGACGCTTGCATCCAGCGAATCGAAACCCTCAACCCAAAGATCAATGCCTTTTCCGCCACCTGTTTCGAGCGCGCCCGCAAGGAAGCGGCAGAAGCCGAGCAGGCGGTGATGCAAGGCAAGCCTCTGGGGTTGCTTCATGGCCTGCCCATCGGCATCAAGGACCTGGAAGAAACCGCCGACGTACTGACCACTTACGGCTCACAACTGTTTCGCGACAATGTGCCCAGCCGTGACAATGTCTTTGTAGACCGTCTGCGCAGCGCCGGAGCGATCATGGTCGGCAAGACCAACGTCCCGGAAATGGGCGCAGGAGCCAACACCCGCAATGTGGTCTGGGGAGCCACCGGCAATCCTTTTGATCCAAACCTGAATGCCGGTGGTTCATCGGGCGGTTCGGCTGCTGCGCTGGCGGTGGATATGGTGCCGCTTTGCAGCGGCTCCGACACCGGGGGCTCATTGCGCATTCCCGCCGCCCTGTGCGGCATCGTTGGCCTGCGGCCTTCACCAGGTCTGGTGCCCAGCGAGCGCAAGAAACTGGGCTGGACTCCCATTTCAGTGGTCGGCCCCATGGGCCGAACTGTGGCCGATACCTTGCTGCAATTGCGGGCATCGGCGGGTCTGGGCCAGTCCGACCCGTTGAGCTATGCCATCAGCAACGACGAGTTTGCGCCCCGCTCCATCGACCTGAGCCAGTTGCGCGTCGGTTACAGCGAAGACTTTGGCAGTTGCGCCGTGGATAACGAAATCCGCGCCGTGTTCCGGGCAAAAATCGACGCCCTCAAGCACCTGTTCAAATCCTGCGAGGCCATCGACCTGAATCTGGAAAGCGCCCATCGCACCTTCGATGTCTTGCGCGCCGAAGCCTTTGTCGCCGGCCTTCAGGATGCCCATGAGCGTGACCCGGACGCACTCGGCCCCAACACCCGTGCCAACTATGAAATGGGCGCGGCCATGTCGTTGCAGGATTGCGTCAAGGCCCATGGCGAACAGAGCCGCATCTTCCGCAGTTTCCAGCAGCAGTTCGAGCGCTACGACCTGATCCTCGCCCCCACCACACCGGTTTCGCCTTTCCCGTGGACCGAGTTGTATTTGCGTGAAGTCAATGGCGTGCCGCTGGACAATTACTATCGCTGGCTGGCGCTGTGCTACACCATCACCCTGACCACCAACCCTGCCGTCTCGATCCCCTGTGGTCTGGACCACAAAGGCATGCCGTTCGGCCTGCAAATGATTGGCGGCTTCCGGGGCGATGCAGCCTTGATGGCCTGCGCCCAGGCGCTCGAACAGGCCACCGCAGGCGACCCGCGCCTGTCCCGCCCGCGACCGGACCTGCAAAAACTGATGAACTCGGCGGTGGACCTGACCCATATCGTCACTCACCCACCCATCTATGGCGGATCGAGCACGCTCAAGCCGGATATCGGGGCGATGTGA
- a CDS encoding M20 family metallopeptidase yields MNEAKKLATQWLAGQHDAMESLLQRLVDTDSNSYDKAGVDAVGELLAAELQADGIGVERIAVENFGDVLLAELPGGPGRPVLLLGHRDTVFPKGTTATRGYSRDDKLAYGPGVADMKGGLVLNCFALKALKRLPPLPFPVQILYTGDEEIGSGSARVHIERHARAAQAVLNPEPGRASGNVVSARKGGATLIIEVSGRAAHSGVNHADGASAIQALAHKIIKLHALTDYAAGITTNVGLMSGGTSSNTVAPSATAKLDVRFVELRQWDEILKAIKAIVAEEELPGTTARLLEATTFLPMEARHSTELLRLYQQQATELGFIVEGEFTGGCADSGFTASLGIPTLCGLGPVGGKVHTDREYLELATLVPRGQALVATILALNESSAPTPTP; encoded by the coding sequence ATGAATGAAGCTAAAAAGCTGGCCACCCAATGGCTCGCCGGACAGCACGATGCCATGGAGTCGCTATTGCAACGGCTGGTGGACACCGACTCCAACAGCTACGACAAGGCTGGCGTCGATGCGGTCGGTGAACTGCTCGCCGCCGAGCTACAGGCCGATGGCATCGGCGTCGAACGCATCGCCGTCGAGAATTTCGGCGATGTACTGCTGGCCGAACTGCCGGGCGGTCCGGGCAGGCCGGTCCTGCTGCTGGGGCATCGCGACACGGTTTTCCCCAAAGGCACCACCGCCACTCGCGGCTATTCCCGCGATGACAAACTGGCCTACGGCCCGGGCGTGGCAGACATGAAAGGCGGGCTGGTGCTCAACTGCTTCGCCCTCAAGGCCCTGAAACGCCTGCCGCCGTTGCCGTTTCCGGTACAGATTCTCTATACCGGCGATGAAGAAATCGGTTCGGGCAGCGCCCGTGTTCATATTGAACGTCATGCCCGTGCAGCCCAGGCCGTGCTCAACCCGGAACCGGGACGCGCCAGCGGCAATGTCGTCAGCGCCCGCAAAGGTGGCGCCACGCTGATCATCGAAGTCAGCGGCCGCGCCGCGCATTCGGGGGTCAACCATGCCGACGGTGCCAGCGCCATTCAGGCACTGGCGCACAAGATCATCAAGCTGCATGCCTTGACTGACTATGCGGCAGGCATCACCACCAATGTGGGTCTGATGTCCGGCGGCACCTCCAGCAATACCGTCGCCCCAAGCGCCACGGCAAAGCTCGATGTGCGCTTTGTGGAACTCAGGCAATGGGATGAAATTCTCAAGGCCATTAAGGCCATCGTCGCCGAAGAGGAACTGCCCGGCACAACGGCCCGTCTGCTGGAAGCCACCACCTTCCTGCCCATGGAAGCCAGACACAGTACCGAGCTCTTGCGTCTCTATCAGCAACAGGCAACTGAATTGGGTTTCATCGTGGAAGGCGAATTCACCGGTGGCTGCGCCGACTCCGGATTTACCGCCAGCCTGGGCATCCCGACCCTGTGTGGTCTGGGGCCGGTCGGCGGCAAGGTGCATACCGATCGCGAATACCTGGAACTGGCGACCCTGGTCCCAAGAGGCCAGGCACTGGTCGCGACCATTCTGGCGCTGAATGAATCATCCGCCCCTACACCAACGCCGTAG